Proteins encoded by one window of Vitis riparia cultivar Riparia Gloire de Montpellier isolate 1030 chromosome 11, EGFV_Vit.rip_1.0, whole genome shotgun sequence:
- the LOC117924639 gene encoding probable glycosyltransferase At3g42180, giving the protein MECTLKFQKFCLVETRRWIFMVGLVAITYLLCQSLLLPYGNALLSLLPDRDVPIYDNFSSPTRQSSVRSFMVNKSLLSNASDLTDTSLFVEVVEDVEKSNVTVEFGDDNGTEGTDEDIEDGLALEREDLENIVEFNEDDNGPKEKGADTQNFASESKRMDHVVEFTKDNNISKGLPFKKVVDMDGISALEYVNNQENSSDLKKDSEMRHIGSAVHIVKPPNEGISTDNIVKADASLTPSTPGSLGTTFKSHLLASPGVDSLFNTTYVEKMASNGNASNHLTATDISSVGKPEKEILSKDENLLVLQSDLADLNNNSAMTSNPGRKKMRSEMPPKSVTSIYDMNRRLVRHRASSRAMRPRWASPRDQEMLAAKLQIQNAPRVKNDPELHAPLFRNVSMFKRSYELMERILKVYVYKDGEKPIFHQPILKGLYASEGWFMKLMERNKRFVVKDPRQAQLFYMPFSSRMLEYKLYVRNSHNRTNLRQYLKQYSEKIAAKYRFWNRTGGSDHFLVACHDWAPYETRHHMEQCIKALCNADVTAGFKIGRDVSLPETYVRSARNPLRDLGGKPPSERHILAFYAGNMHGYLRPILLKYWKDKDPDMKIYGPMPPGVASKMNYIQHMKSSKFCICPKGYEVNSPRVVEAIFYECVPVIISDNFVPPFFDVLDWGAFSIILAEKDIPNLKDVLLSIPIEKYLQMQLGVRKVQKHFLWHAKPLKYDLFHMTLHSIWYNRVFQVKPR; this is encoded by the exons ATGGAGTGCACtcttaaatttcaaaagttCTGTCTGGTAGAAACCAGGAGATGGATTTTCATGGTGGGGTTAGTGGCAATTACTTATTTGTTGTGTCAATCCCTGTTGCTTCCATATGGAAATGCTCTCCTGTCTCTACTGCCTGATCGGGATGTTCCAATATATGACAATTTCAGCTCCCCAACTAGACAATCTTCTGTCAGGTCTTTTATGGTTAACAAGTCCCTTCTTTCCAATGCTTCAGACTTGACTGACACTTCACTGTTTGTTGAGGTGGTAGAAGATGTGGAGAAATCAAATGTGACGGTAGAATTTGGGGATGATAATGGAACAGAGGGAACGGATGAAGACATAGAAGATGGTCTTGCATTAGAGAGAGAAGACCTGGAAAACATTGTTGAATTCAATGAGGATGATAATGGACCAAAGGAAAAGGGTGCAGACACACAGAATTTTGCCTCAGAGAGCAAACGCATGGATCACGTTGTTGAATTTACTAAGGATAACAACATAAGTAAAGGTTTGCCATTTAAGAAAGTTGTAGATATGGATGGGATCTCTGCATTGGAATATGTCAACAATCAAGAAAATAGTTCGGATCTGAAAAAGGACAGTGAAATGAGACACATTGGCTCTGCAGTGCATATTGTGAAACCACCAAATGAGGGAATTTCAACAGACAATATTGTAAAAGCAGATGCAAGTCTAACACCAAGTACCCCTGGAAGTCTAGGTACTACTTTCAAATCCCATTTGCTTGCATCTCCTGGAGTAGATTCATTATTTAACACCACCTACGTCGAAAAAATGGCATCAAATGGAAACGCCTCAAACCATTTGACCGCCACTGACATATCTTCTGTTGGAAAGCCAGAAAAAGAAATCCTTTCTAAGGACGAAAATCTTCTGGTGCTGCAGAGTGATCTTGCTGATTTAAACAATAATTCTGCAATGACAAGTAATCCTGGGAGGAAAAAGATGCGGAGTGAGATGCCTCCAAAATCAGTAACATCAATATATGATATGAACAGAAGATTAGTTCGGCACCGTGCTTCCTCACGTGCAATG AGACCTCGTTGGGCCTCCCCACGTGACCAGGAAATGCTGGCTGCAAAGTTACAGATTCAGAATGCTCCTAGAGTAAAGAATGATCCAGAACTTCATGCTCCTCTCTTTCGAAATGTTTCCATGTTTAAAAG AAGCTATGAACTCATGGAGCGCATCCTGAAAGTTTATGTCTACAAGGATGGAGAAAAACCCATCTTTCACCAACCAATACTCAAGGGACTATATGCCTCTGAGGGATGGTTTATGAAACTGATGGAGAGAAACAAGCGTTTTGTTGTGAAGGACCCTCGACAGGCTCAGCTGTTTTATATGCCCTTTAGTTCACGGATGCTAGAGTACAAACTGTATGTACGGAACTCTCACAACCGGACCAATCTACGCCAATATTTGAAGCAGTATTCAGAAAAAATTGCTGCAAAATATCGTTTCTGGAATAGAACTGGTGGATCAGATCACTTTCTTGTTGCTTGCCATGATTGG GCTCCATACGAAACAAGACATCATATGGAACAATGCATCAAAGCCCTCTGCAATGCTGATGTAACTGCAGGCTTCAAAATAGGCAGGGATGTGTCTCTTCCAGAAACATATGTCCGTTCTGCAAGAAATCCTCTTCGAGATCTCGGAGGAAAACCTCCTTCTGAGAGGCACATTCTTGCCTTTTATGCTGGAAACATGCATGGATATTTACGACCAATCTTGCTGAAGTACTGGAAGGACAAAGACCCTGATATGAAGATCTATGGCCCAATGCCTCCTGGTGTTGCAAGCAAAATGAATTACATCCAGCACATGAAGAGCAGCAAGTTTTGCATCTGTCCCAAGGGTTACGAGGTCAACAGCCCACGGGTGGTTGAAGCCATCTTTTACGAGTGTGTGCCTGTGATCATATCTGACAATTTCGTGCCACCATTTTTCGATGTCTTGGATTGGGGAGCATTCTCAATAATACTGGCAGAGAAAGATATTCCCAACTTGAAAGATGTTCTCCTCTCGATACCAATTGAGAAGTATCTTCAAATGCAGCTTGGGGTAAGGAAGGTTCAGAAGCATTTTCTGTGGCATGCCAAGCCCTTGAAGTATGATCTTTTCCACATGACCCTCCATTCAATTTGGTACAACAGAGTTTTCCAGGTAAAACCTAGATGA